Within Salvia splendens isolate huo1 chromosome 21, SspV2, whole genome shotgun sequence, the genomic segment TTGTCTTCAGTTTCTTACTCTATTTTTGGATGTCAAAATCATTTCAAACATATATCTTCACcgtaaaaatagtagtaattcattagaaaaaaaaacgCTAAGCGATATGTCGGATTTaattattctattattattaaactCGAAAAATGGGCTTATAAAATGTGGCTGCAACAGAATTTACTAGTGAACAAAGTGTTATCACGGGGTGTGAAGCAACAAATAAAAGACAAATATAtacgaaaaaaagaaagaaaaatgtcccattattttcaaatataatcATCTCTATATATCTTCCCACAACCACAAGATAAGACACTGAACTTTTTTCACAAAAATATAACCACACACTCTTATATTACACTTGACTATATTGATGCGACATTAATTTGGATTGTACGTATGAGGACCCTATACAATAACTCATGTCTCCATCCATCCGAATTCCGAAATATAATTGAACTCGAATTTTAAGGAATGTAAAATATTGTATATATAAAAAGTTAGCAGAATATGAACTtgaattttatataataattttataataaaatgaacgtaaaattaattaataaaatatgagacttataattttaaatagaccaaaaagaaaatatgtgatGCATATTTATGGAGGGAAaaagtatttatttgaatatgaaCATCGAAAATAAGATGAATATAAATTGCAAATTggtatttctttttaaaatgttttttaatttggtaaGACATGTGGTTATTGTAGCATGATAATGACTAATCACTAATGTGGTAATGCGCAATTATCAATTCGTTTATAACAATTAATGGAATGTTGGTATATCCACATCTTTACTTGGATTTCAATTCCACAAATTATTGTtggctgaatttttttttccatataTCACTAGTCGTCTAGTCCCATTACATTAAATGCACAATCATGATTTTTAACTTTGTGTCTTGTCTTAACTTTTAAGTAAATCGTATCGACAAAGTTATCCTTCCATTTTACCCCTccaatttaaaagtataaaattaaataatcaaatacCTTCAAGAGTGTAGTAGTGTACTTGTACACCTAGTGCTTGTTTGATTCTCATTATTGtccataaggccatccacaataggcgcccagcgaccgcccagccgagcaccggcgctgggcggttcgctgggcgatctattgcagccgcccaatgggcgattggagagagaaaccgcgcagcgctgggcggtcgcgtggcgctgggcggtccgttcggcgctattgcagcgcccgaatcgcccagcgcaccgcctagcgcgaaaaaataaattttttttttcgaaacactatatatacgcgctttgttcgtcattttcattcgcaccacttgttttaacgcgCTTTCgaaacacttttttttattattgtattttttttaattaatgtactttttaaattattgtacttttttaaattttaatagtattattaaacttttcccgtatatgtctcgtaaattaaatttcgcatattgtgtgattgttaattatttcattttgtatatatttgttaatagtgatgtggatattagttgataggctatggctgggctattgctgggctatttgcttgttttgatgatgtggcaggaggatttttagtgctgctgatgtggcagtggctgggctatggctgggctattcctattgtggatgacctaattcatgtttattttttaaactTAGTCCATGATAATATATCTCGACATTTACTAAAATTACACTAATCCCATGAGTATTTTATCTAATGTATCAAATGTCACCCTAAAGTCTCTCTAGAACAATCAATAAGTCCTTGCCTAACTCTTTTAAGAAAGTCATTCATTAATACTTTGGTGGTGGTGGGATTGTGTTATTATTACGTTTTTGTTATATtccatatttttctttttactttctTGGTTAATCATTGGTTGATTTTACACATTTAAATCACAGtaatacatttttttttaaatatttttcaataATCCTTCTATTTTAGCAATGATGGTATAAttagaatttatatttttgtaatttacaAATAAAGTACTACATATTTGATAATTGAATTTAATACTCTGTACTAGTATTTGCGTGCTTGATGGTTAAATATAATGCTCGGTTAGTGAAGTGTCGGTAGTATTAGTAGTATTTCTACACACTTCAAGAGATTCAACCCACATTTGATAATTGAATGTACATCTACCCAAGATTCAACTTACATTTCAATACaagaaattatcaaaaatatatattcctTCTGTCCACCAATACAAAGGGAGTTTTGACCGAACACGTTCTAAAAATATAATACAAGTACAAAGTTGGTTGAAAAGGTTATTGGAACgcaagtcctacttttatataaaatagtattaattttataataataaaataaaatataagtaaaataaaattagtgaaatgtgattTCCATTAcggaaaaatagtaaaaagcaAATGAAAAAAGTTTATTGATAGTCAgaagaaaatgacaaaatgaaaattttattaatgaatGGATAGTATAGTATctattttactcacatttcactccatattttactaattcattaactcacatttcattattaaactaatacataaaaatataatttatactcGTATAGTCCTATTTGGTTAAATTTTTCTAACCTCACCTTTCATTCTTAGTTTCTTACAACTCATGCAGAAAAAAAGGACCCGTAATCATAGAAGAAACAAGTTTTTGTATTAATGCGATTAAACATAGTCACGTGAACCTATTGAAGCAATAATGTTTATGAAGCTCATTTCCATTGGATTCTTTTGGCAGTAAGTAAACTATGATCACAGCAGAAaacaagacaaaaaaaaaaacttaataatTTGCGACAATTGTGCCCTAAAATTTGATCTGGACCACAAACACATCCAGCTTGAGGACTAGATTTCACTATTGCAAATTGCAATTCAAATCTAAATGGATACAACAAAAGAATCTTTGCCCTAGGATAAGAAAAGAGCCTCACCTTTTTCTTCTCTGCCGGAACCGAGGATGATCGACGATGATCATCGCCACAAACCCACAGATGAGAAAGGCCCGACACACTTCATGCGTCGTACTTGCAGAGGTCCTCGAAGCCCATGTACTCGTTCCGCTGGATCTTCCCGATCATGTTCGAGATGCCTACCCCGCCTGCTCGAGAGCACGAGTCGAGCAGTTAGAAGAGAAATCAAGAACACAGTAGTTGCTCGGGAGGGGCAAAGTTGTTTACCTAGCGATATCGCACTGATAAAGATCGTGGATGCAagaatgaagatgatgatggaGGCCCTCCCTAGCACGACGATCAGCCTTCTCACGACGTGCTGCCCGATCAAGGCGGCCACGGTTGCAATGGCGATGAAGTAGAGAGCTGCCAACAGAGATTTCATGAGTGCGCGGAGTTGATGCTTTCGTTTATCATAAACGTGTGATAAAACTATGCACTAACCGAAAGGAACAGGGAACCGCTTTAGGAGGTAATATTCAACAACGGACATAGACGAGGAGAACATCATGGCGTAGGTCGCCGTGGCACTTGAAACCTGACCACACAAGTTCACCAAATCATTATAGATACGAGAACCTAGGCGACAATAACACTTGAAGAAAGCAGGGCTCACCTGAGGAGGAATGCCGAGTTCAAGAAACAACGGGCCCATGATGAATCCGCCTCCAAGACCTAGAAGGCCCCCGACTAGTCCAGCAAGAATGCCAAAAAGGCCATAGATGATGAGTTGGTGAATTTTGAAGTTAGTACCATCATCTCCCTTGGAACCAAGTTTCCGGTAGCCCTTGTACAGGCTAAACCCTTCATAACCCGATACACCTAAAGCTACAGGAATCTGCATAGAAAGAATAGACGTGAAAAGATATATGTTTCCATCATAATAAGGTCACTACAAAGTTCAAACAAAACGATATGGATTTTGAGATTCGTGTAGGAACCTGCATGAAGTTCACCACCCAATATATTGCAGAGCATGTTGGTGTATTCGACTGTTTCGATCAATGGAAAGCACTTAGGTTTCCGCACACTGTTATGATTTAAGTAGACTCCAAGAAGTAGTCTAGAATGTCGAAGGAAAGCAAACCTTGATAAGCTGCAGGGCAAGAAACGAAAACCACACGAAGAAAAGAAGCCCGCATTCTTTCCAACATACATTGTCAATAATTCCGACCTGAAATGATGATATGTGTCACGTGCAAGTTCGTCACTAAAAGATCAAAACCTAGTCCATGATTCCTTCTTACAGTTGGATCTTCGAAGGGTTTGGCCTCGGCACTGGGTCCCGCTGGAAGAAGCTTGTAATCTGCTTCTTGACCATTGCCTGACACAAGACAAAATGTGGTTCAGTTCCAAGAATACGTTAGAACAAAACAAGGAAGTCCATTCTTCAAGGAAATGAGAAACAAAAACGCACCATTTGTGTCAGCTCGCTTTGCAGCCTCCTACAGCAAATTTGAACAAATTTATAAGTAGAAACAAGATTTAAGAATCAATTCTTAGTTGATGTGATCCCATTATTCTGTGAAGTGGGGAAGTTTGCTTACCTTTTTCATGATAGTTTCTTTTTTCCATGTTTCGATCCCCTTTAAGAAGGCCTTAGTAGATGTACCTGTAACCATCATTTGAAATCGATAAATACAATAGGAAACAGAATTCGAATAAATAAATTGCAATATGCCATGTGTTACCTATAAAAAGAATGATTAGAAGCACAGTAACCATCCAATCAGCAAATACGACATTGAAAGCAACTCCAATACTAATGCCAAGCATGAGCATCGGCTGGATTAGAACGGCCAAATCATAATCAATAATTGGCATGTCGATGGTGGGATGTCTGAGCTTAAGATTGTAGTAAACAGTCGAGCCAGCAGCCCCCATGATCATACCTATTGAATCAAGAACTCTACTAATCATTGCCTTGATCATCACAATAAAACTTGTAAATGAAGACCAATGTAATAATAAAGCAAAAAGAATCCAAAAATGTCAAAAGAGTCTCTTTCCAAAGAAATCAAGGGACAATCAATCATCAAACAACCAGAAAAGGGCATCCAATATCACGAAAGCCAAACTCATTTCTCTCACATTTTGAGATAGCAGTTGCTGATTTCGCATCAAACCCAATAATTAGAGAGAGCATAGGAACGAATATGCCACCACCACCGACGCCACCCACGCTCCCAAAGGCCGCACCAAGGAATCCAATCACGGTGCCAACAACGATCTGCCAGTTGAATGCCAGATCCTGTCGATCAAAGGCCAATAACAACATGAGTCACCACCCATACCAAGAAAATCAAAACAAACTACTTCAGCTTTTCAACATCAAATGCACGAAAAAGCCTATATTACCCTGTACGAATCAAGAACCGAAATAGCATGATCTCAACCACTCCCACACAACATATCAAGATCAAGAACACTATGTTTAATGAGGTATGGGACCCCTGAGACCAGATCTCAGTCACATGATCTTACATTCATCATCATAGCTTCAACATGAATATTCCTACTGTACAACACACCAAGGAAGCTTCCTCATCTATGCTATGAAGCAATCACTTTAATTCCATTGATAGATACAAGTGGCAACTACCATTAACAGTTAAAACGACATATCAACCCTTACCCTTACCCTTACCCTTACCCTTACCCTTACCCTTACCCTTACCCTTACTCTTACCCTTACCCCTACCCCCACCCACCAATAACAACTGAGCTATCAATTGCAACAACATCAATTAATGTTTATATCAGTTCGCCCCCCATGCCATACACAGCCATTAATagcaataaaaattaaaaacttcctAATCAAATCTACCAGATGGAGGGCGAATAAAAACAGAGAGAGAATGGATATTTGGTTATGAAAAAactaattcaaaatcaaaacaaatctaaataaaaaataactgcGAGCAGTAGAATTTTTCAGAATGAATCgaaccaaaaaaacaaaaaggctCACCGGCCAAACGTGCTGGTATCCAGATTGATTCTCCTGCCACAAGAAATTCGCAACGGCCGACAAAAAATCCAAATCACGAGGCGAATCCGCGGCCGCATTTCGAGATGAGGTATCTTGCTTTAAGTTTCTCTCAGCAGAAACAAATAACGCAGCCATCAAAAAGCTCCACACAACCGTGAAAAAGGGTCCAAACGCATTCCATTTCTCCAGATTTCCCgccattaaattattaaaaataataaaaaaaatcctacCTTTCGTCGGAATAATTTAAACGGAAAAGGCTCAGCTTTTTCGGGTATCTTTACGCACTGAGCTCAAAAGGGCCTCCGCTTTCCCGAATAATCTgggttttttttaatcacaGACGGAGAGAATTTTGGGAAGAGCGAGAGCGAAAATTTCGAAaatggagatgggagagtgaaAAATTGACCCCGATTGATTATAAAGAGCAATAACTTTTTGCGTGTGGGTGCAAGTGGgatgggagagagagagagagggtgagGGTGACCATGTGGAGTGCAAGACCGGTGGCCATAAATAGAATTAAAGTGTGAGAAAAAGGAGAAGCGAACAAGCTGATTCATCGGAGCATGAAACGCATCGTTTTGATGGCTGTGTGTGTGTGGTGTACTGCTTGGCTTCATATTAGCATGTGCCACACCGCATATTGCTGAATATTCTATCATCTTTATATCCGTATTAATTATTAACGTAATTTGATTGGGGAAAATGTAAATTGGACTAGTAATTTGGGATAGGAAACAGAATTAGGGCTCAGTAGTGGGGCGCCTAATTTGGGATAGGAAACAGAATTAGGGCATGAGCAGTGGGGCGCTCCAAAGAGCGCCCTGAAGCTCGCCATATGCACTggcacgtcagcattttatcctactaccattccacctgcagtggggcgccttaaggcgcgccctataggttttgctatttttttgttaattaatttaaatgctttcaaatatataaatgcaaaataattaaaaaacacaacgattaaatgAAAAACGGCAaatactacattgattaaaaaaaagttacacgagttagaaataaaaaaaaagttctacTATAcaaaattcccaacttccgtcgcagctcatcgatcaacccctggGGGTATCCGGCTCTGAccggatccgtacacttcatgagggcgttgtgcgtgtccaacaacgtccgcgccatcgaggtCGTTGCCAACTCCGAGTAGGCAAGTGCcgccggggtcggggtcgggatcggcgatggggaggcggcttgcgaggaggatgtcgccttcgccttccccttgttcttcgcagccttgatgcTTATGGGACGCCGAGAgaacatcggtgtgccggaactctcttcctccgtgtacgtccggttgaggtccaccggacgagttccgctttcgctgctcgtgtaaccaccagcgtcggtggtcttcgtcctcttcgtcgcgccggtgtgcagaatcccgccttggaacttctgcttgtccctcaagagcgcccagatgctgaaatgcttgaagtcgccgtacagggactggtacgacaacaacgctctatcgcacacatcgctcaagctctcgccgcttccatgctccctcgagcacttctcgtactccgccgcgaacaggttgacttgcttcattacctgatcccagtgcttgcggagctgctccctctGGCGCTtatacgcggtcggcggcttcgcctcattgtatcgctcggcgatgcgctaccagtacgcgagctgcttttggttgttcgcgaatatcggatcctccgatatatccacccatcACCTcaccaagacgagggtttcgtCTGATTGGTAGTTCGTACgtccgggggcgtactcttcattcgttgccGGAGGTGGCTACTTGTACGCCCTGTActtggtccgcttctttctggcggcaGCGGCCGAGGGGGCGGGGGCCGAGGCGGCGGCGTGAAGGGGCggcagggcgagttggagaAGGCTCCATGTCATAGAGACCGTACGAATTCGTAccgaaatcgggatcgtactgcgtgttggggtcgaacgaccgatattcgtcggGTTGTGTACCAGACCAACGTGCACCGtctccaaacatcgggctaTTGAGACTTGAgtattcaccggaatccattttatagcgtaagtTGAGAGTGGAAAACTGAATCgaaaggttacaaatgaaaTGTGGGTAgaggtatttatataaacacaattttcgaatttaaaaaattaaaaaaaaataaaataaaaaacgcgttgcatcgtccgcgtcgctcACAGTGGGCGGCCGATGGCGCgaacgatgccctatcgtccgcggactaagcttagggcgaggacgacgcatcgtctatcgtccgcgcacccacagtggcggacgatggcgcgcccgaggcattgGGCGGCCTATCATCCGCGCCACTGTGAATGCCCTTAATcgttaaaaaataaataaaaatgcaagCGTGGAGCCACCTTTTTTGAGTATGCGTAAAAGTCGTTGAATTATATACTGTTTAGGCAAGGGAAACGATGCTAAGTTGTTATATGGAGTAGGGcaatatgaaattatttaaatattaatcgAATGGATTAAGATTTACTTTAGATAATATTTAAGTATAAAAATATAACCGCGGTTGTGTTTAGCAATAAAGAGGTGGATTAATTTTGGCTGACTTGGAATATCGGGATATTGAGGTGGATTTGACGACCGTTTTCATGATGTCGCTGAATTACTTAAAACGATAGTATCTTTTTAAAGGGTAATAATTTATGGCTTGCCAAATCAAGGGATGATTAAACATTTATGAACATTGAAGGAGGACTCTAGGCAACGCAGGAAGATCTCAACTTGCTAGTCAATGCTAACATGACGTGACCTTATCGGTCGGAAAGTCGTTGAAGACCATGACTTGGGCGAACGTAGAACATTGTCATTGGCGCAATCTCCGCTCCTAGtttattaggccatccacaacgccgtctctataccgtctcttaaaccgtctcttaactactatttgagggccccactgtccttttttcctccatctcttaactaagagacggaacctgcaacgctccgtctcttaaccgtctctataccgtctcttaattattattcattcaatttaatttataatttttttttaaaacccaattcaatttaaacaaacacactttattaaaatttaaacaacattacaacttaacattaaaaaaacgaagacataattaaaattctaaaaaaataaaaatgacataatttaatcttctccgccaaaattttcccaaatgtgctcaattagatcctcttggagttgggtgtgggcgctagagtcgcgtgtccttgcccgaatagccaaccgttcttgtatagatggatgcgcgccacttcgcggcggactacttgcggttgggcttccgggggattcggggtcgaaccaatttccggcatcgggtccttcgtctcggacaatcatgttgtgcaagattatgcacgtatacatgatgtcgaccacgctctccatgaaccacgaacgagccggggctttgatgatgttgaagcgcgcttggagaaccccgaacgccctctccacatccttgcgcgcagcctcctgcttctgcgcaaaaagagcctgctttgggttcgctggcctgccgcatgtcttcacgaaggtcggccacttcgggtagataccgtcggcgagatagtaccccattttataccgccggttgttggcgacgaagttgatggccggcgctttaccatccaaaacttcggtaaagatgtcggactgttggagcacgtttacgtcgttgttcgagccagggatcccgaagtacgcgtgccagatccaaagttggtagtcggcaacggcctcgagtacaacggttgggtgggtgcctttgtggccgctcgtgtaggaacccctccaagccaccgggcaattcttccattgccagtgcatgcaatcgacactgccaagcatcccggggaatccgtgcacttgttcgtgcaggttgaggaggaactgacaatcctccgtggttggcctccggagaaattcgtcactgaaggctgcccggacgcctctgcagaagttgagcaagcacaagcgcccagtgctgtctccgatgtgcaggtattcgtcgaatatgtagccgtttgtccagtcgcaagctgccggatggctgcagtacatttctgcagcgtcgtgtggctgggacgaccgaccgcgtcgaacccttctcggaagaactactccctggccgccaaagtattcgcaatgtggagaaatagcggtttccgcatgcggaaacggcgacggaaataggtatctccccaaatcgggttatcgcagaagtagtcgcgtactaaccgtgcggcggcttcctcccggttccgattgatgtacttccgggagcgtcgtgggggtggtgcggcttcctccgcctctcgtcgtcgttcttcttcgagtgattgttccattaattgacgcatttgctcaaaaggatccatttgtttgagttgattgaagatggaaattggaatgatagagaggatttgagaggaatagatgtgtgtttgtgtttgaaatgagtatgaaatagaattatttatagattaaaaaattaaaaaatttaaaaaatgaaaataaaaatttaacggtaatattaccgtttgaaaaaaaaaattaattaaaaattattttttttttaaaaacgaattattgcgtcatcagtgacgacgcccactcgcgggccagcgagtgggcgtcacgcacgcatggggacgtgccacgtgtccctggcgcgtgacgagccatctcgtctcgtgtctcgccgagacgagctacgcgacgagacgggcgcgagatagagacgagatgggcgctgcaatgcATCTCgtgggggtctcgtctctccgagacgagacgcgagcccggcgcgagacgcgttgtggatggtcttagtaCGTGCCTTGTCTTTAACTTCATTGCAGCAAAAAGGCGATTTTGTCGtcttggcggcccccacactaCGGCCTGACATCATGTGTGGGGGTTCAATCAGGgcacgcagtagcccgttaagggggaggccttaacccattggctgccagaagcccatctcccatgGCCTCTCACACTTGTGcatgagagatggaagcaactacacgacagcagtgggattcgaacccaaactcattgcagcaagatcagcctctccgttgccaactgcgctacgccccagCGGGCAAAATAAAATCTCAAATTTAAATCtgacataataataatataataataataataataataataataataataataataataataataataataataataataaataaataaatatatgaacgCCGTTGGGGGTTGAGCCAGAGTTCTAAATCACCGACAACAAATTCATTCTCTATGGTAACTCCTCAAccatagaaaattaaaattaaaattaaaattaaaattaaaattaacatcaataagtaagaaatttaaaaaatgacatCTGATATGCGACCTATACTAAAATTGTCAGATCATCTCATTGTATTTTCACCGTTTTTGTTAGTACTCTATTTCTTAAAGATGTAGTATTTGGAAGTCGTACTTTTTCGTACCTTCTAGACATTGTATCCTCAAATTTGGATTAACCTTctttaaatttttcaaaaaaaaattactccctccatctacaATAGGAGTCATATCTAGTTGGGCacgaattttataaaataaaaaaaaagtgagttgaataaattagtgaaatgtgaatctcatttataataaaatgtgaataaagtaAGTTGTTAGAATGTGAGacttacttaccatttatgacaaaaataaaatagaacttttattgtgggacagacagaaattataaaataagaattttatCACAAAGTAccattttgaattattaattataaattgttttttatgtatatattgttTGGTATATGAgtcaaataaaattgatattgtGGTCTTGAAATTGGCACGTTGTGACAAAAGAGTTACTAAacttactactactatatactactattactcTTATTTTGGTAGTGCTAATGtggctaaatggccataatgtggctgaccataaaaataaaatattgttaccTTTAATACTTATTTATTTGGATTTAGTTCATCTTAAAAGTAACAATTATCTAAGACTAATTTACCCCTTGTCCCGAAATAATACACATAAAAGACTAAGCCATTAAATCATCTTGGAACTTTGAATACGTAGCTCATTTTCGTTTCTTATGTTAGATATCCACTCAGTTTttttaaactttaatttattattttatattttataatataattgtTTAATATCTATAACTACTTTTAAATCATAATACATGAATATctttatgattttattaatttattaattgtttagtATATATATTGATCAAAATATCCTATTATGGCCACCCATAATGTGGCCACATAGCATTTCCCTATTTTGGTTGTTtagtagtatcattttatatatatatatatatttgttccCTGCATATGATACAAACTTACAAAGTGAAATTCAGAGCTTAAAAGGCATTCTCGGATTTCCAAATTTGGATATTCCAGTTAAATTGCTTTGActaatggagtataatttaatttcactTTTCTCAAATTCTGCAATGAATCAGATCCCAataagtattttttaaattttatttattttttggattaGATTTGAAAATTTAATTACGTCTCACATAGGACGAGACTCGAGAGTCCCCACTTCAAATgatataattttgaatttttgatttattttaaattcaacTTGTTGCTCGGATGCAAACTATACAACTtcattaatagtagtattatttaattaattaagtgacATGTTCtgagttataaaaaaaatataggtatataattaaaaattggcATCAGTGGGATACATTCGATCAAATATGAATAATTGTCGATTTTGCAGTGATTGATTATACTATTGATTATTGAGTgactaaattaaatttaaatacgGTAATGTGCACATGCATTTGAGAATATCTATGCCCGTCAACACAATTAatgttaattattattattattattattattattattataatatttattatttggtaATAAAACACTTATTCACTGGAGAGTTGGTGAGATCTTacgaaaaaataatattaaacgGCAATTTATTAAGCAAATATTTGTCACACTATTTAATAATCAACTGACGTGATCCCAGAAAGGCGATGCCGCTGGTTTGGATGGTTTGATTTTAAAGCGATTATTAGGTGGAATCTTAGTAGAGATCCCGCGATTTATTaaacaatagtagtagtagtaacaaTTATATATGAAAAGCATTGGATATA encodes:
- the LOC121783484 gene encoding sulfite exporter TauE/SafE family protein 3-like yields the protein MAGNLEKWNAFGPFFTVVWSFLMAALFVSAERNLKQDTSSRNAAADSPRDLDFLSAVANFLWQENQSGYQHVWPDLAFNWQIVVGTVIGFLGAAFGSVGGVGGGGIFVPMLSLIIGFDAKSATAISKCMIMGAAGSTVYYNLKLRHPTIDMPIIDYDLAVLIQPMLMLGISIGVAFNVVFADWMVTVLLIILFIGTSTKAFLKGIETWKKETIMKKEAAKRADTNGNGQEADYKLLPAGPSAEAKPFEDPTVGIIDNVCWKECGLLFFVWFSFLALQLIKSNTPTCSAIYWVVNFMQIPVALGVSGYEGFSLYKGYRKLGSKGDDGTNFKIHQLIIYGLFGILAGLVGGLLGLGGGFIMGPLFLELGIPPQVSSATATYAMMFSSSMSVVEYYLLKRFPVPFALYFIAIATVAALIGQHVVRRLIVVLGRASIIIFILASTIFISAISLGGVGISNMIGKIQRNEYMGFEDLCKYDA